ACCCGTGACCTCATCCGTGCGAGGGATGCACTCTCCCAACTGAGCTACTGCCCCACAAACAGCAAAACATTTACGTTTATTGGTTCAATTTTATTTGAGGCTTATCAAACGAAAAAACGGAGAGAGTGGGATTCGAACCCACGGTGACTTGCGCCACAACAGTTTTCGAGACTGTCCAGTTCAACCACTCCTGCATCTCTCCTTCTGATGTAATTTATTTAACCCGTGGTAACGGGATGGCGCGCATGTCCAATCTTGATAGGCTTCTTTTCTTACAATTGACGGCGGCGTTCTTGAAAAAATGATCTTAGCAGAGCACTGCTCTCTTCTGCTAACACCCCGCTCACTAATTCAACCCGATGGTTCAACCGGTCATCTTGAAGGATATTATAGAGCGTTCCGGCTGCCCCTGATTTCGGATCTGTTGCGGCGTAAACGACCTTCGGGATACGTGCTAATACAATCGCCCCGGCACACATTGGACACGGTTCTAAAGTTACATAAAGGGTCGTATCAACGAATCGCCAGTTGCCAATTTTTTCGGATGCTGCTTGTAGTACCAGCATTTCCGCGTGGGCAATAGGGCTGCCACACGTTTCTCGTAAGTTGTACGCTTCAGCCACCACGGTATCACCACTCACAAGCAAGGCACCGACGGGTACTTCCCCCTTTTCACCTGCTTGCTGCGCTAATTTAAGTGCTTGTCGCATCCAGAAAGAATCGCTATCCAAATTCTGTCCAACAAACGCGTTTGAAGCGCCTGAGAGGATTCGAACCCCCGGCCTTCTGATCCGTAGTCAGATGCTCTAATCCGCTGAGCTACAGGCGCGTGTTTTACTTTTTCGGCATTGAGGTGTAGAACAAGATTTTCTGTCATACACCTATTTATACTTGACTGGTTATTTTATGAACGGAGAGGGTGGGATTCGAACCCACGATGGCTTTCGCCATAACTGCTTAGCAGGCAGTCCAGTTCAACCACTCCTGCACCTCTCCTTATGGCGGTGGGAGTAGGATTCGAACCCACGATGGCTTTCGCCATAACGGTTTTCAAGACCGCCGCATTCGTCCACTCTGCCATCCCACCTGGCTACTCAATTTCGGTATTAATTATACGATATATAAGACGTTGTGTCAAGGAAATTGTCACTTTTTTCAGTGTTGTATCGTTTTTCTGTATCTTCTAATGGCGTTTCAGGAATTTTCTGGGATACGTGAAGGGTAAGTCTACTTTTACACACTACAATTAAAAGATCATCGGTGCAGAATTGACGAATTTTGACTTTTTAATGTAGTGAACGTAGCAGGTACATCAGACAATTTCCTTGATATGTCTATTTCGGCATCTATTGAATTTCTCCATGCCATTCCAGTGGTTCGTTTCGTAAATAAGGAAGCAGCATATCTTGGAGCCGCCGATGGGCATGGTGCAAGTGTGTTTTAATTGTGCCTTCCGACCTATTTAGTAGCACTGCTATCTCTTTAATCGCGAGCTCTCTTCGGTGTCGTAGATTGAAAACGCGACGCTGACCGGGTGGAAGTTTCCGCACTGCCTTCCGAATTATTTTACCGAGTTCCTTTTCTTCAAGGAGTTTCTCAGGCGATGGATGAGAATCCATCATTGTTAGGACATCATCTGCATCAAGTGGTAATTCTTCAAACGTAATAAGTTTACTACGGTTAGACTGCCTCTGAAAGTCGATGCTGCAATTGATAGCAATCCGGTAAATCCAACTGTAAAACGCGGAGCCACCTTTGAAGTCGGGCAGTGCTTTAAACGCTTTCAGAAAGACCTCTTGACAAAGGTCTTTTGCTGTCTCCCGATCGCGAACCCGCTGGTACATGAGGTTATAAATTTTCTTTTCATATTTGAGGAAAAGCGGATTAAAAGCCTCCGTGTCCCCATCCTTAAACCGATTGACAAGGACATCCTCGTCAATCTGTTCAAGCTCCGATTCTGTGTATGCAGTGGCGAATTTCTGGGGATAAGTCATGCTTGTTACCTCCATATTGAACGAAGTTAAATTTGAGGGACCTAAGTTTGTAATGCTATCATCGAAAACAAAATGGCTTAAAGATTACACACCATAGTTGCCAGAAAGTTCCCATTTTCTTGTGTCTTAAAGTTTCCATTTCTGCATCTTATTTGGACAGATTTCCCGTATATTATTTAGACAGATTTGATTAGGATTTTGTTCGGTTAAAATCTTGATTTGCCGAACTGCATTTCTGTTAAAAAGTTGCAAAATCGTAACATGCTTCTATGTATGACATTTCACAAATAGATTTGCTATCCTAATTGCTCCAGTTGACAGGTCAACTGCTT
The nucleotide sequence above comes from Candidatus Poribacteria bacterium. Encoded proteins:
- the tadA gene encoding tRNA adenosine(34) deaminase TadA, with the protein product MDSDSFWMRQALKLAQQAGEKGEVPVGALLVSGDTVVAEAYNLRETCGSPIAHAEMLVLQAASEKIGNWRFVDTTLYVTLEPCPMCAGAIVLARIPKVVYAATDPKSGAAGTLYNILQDDRLNHRVELVSGVLAEESSALLRSFFQERRRQL
- a CDS encoding sigma-70 family RNA polymerase sigma factor; amino-acid sequence: MTYPQKFATAYTESELEQIDEDVLVNRFKDGDTEAFNPLFLKYEKKIYNLMYQRVRDRETAKDLCQEVFLKAFKALPDFKGGSAFYSWIYRIAINCSIDFQRQSNRSKLITFEELPLDADDVLTMMDSHPSPEKLLEEKELGKIIRKAVRKLPPGQRRVFNLRHRRELAIKEIAVLLNRSEGTIKTHLHHAHRRLQDMLLPYLRNEPLEWHGEIQ